A stretch of Parvimonas micra DNA encodes these proteins:
- the glmM gene encoding phosphoglucosamine mutase: MGNYFGTDGVRGVYGENLTDELAYKLGKSVGYILKDKEEKLFIIGRDTRESGKNLESSLAKGLLEMGFNVVTIGIAPTPTVAYLIKYFKAVGGAVISASHNPFKYNGIKIFNEDGFKLSDEIEFKVENILDDENFDFGEVQEGIFTEEKEAVSIYADYLKSRVDADFSNLKIAVDFGNGASYKIARKLFEELGMEVISLNTAPDGKNINLNCGSTNMEVIRKAVLENDVDMGFSFDGDADRCLAVDEKGNIMDGDHILAAMAKSYKEKDELTNNAVVGTVMSNIGLKKYLDSIDVNFVAAKVGDRFVLEQMLEHDYILGAEQSGHMIFLNDSTTGDGTFTALKICELVASSINKLSYFNELMVSYPQVLVNAKVKLENRNAYAQDKEIVAEIKQIEEKFSGNGRVLIRPSGTEPLVRVMIEGENQEELEVEAKKLAKFIEERLG; this comes from the coding sequence ATGGGTAATTATTTTGGAACAGATGGTGTAAGAGGAGTATATGGAGAAAATTTAACTGACGAACTTGCATATAAACTCGGAAAATCTGTTGGATATATTTTAAAAGATAAAGAAGAAAAGTTATTTATAATAGGTAGAGATACTAGAGAAAGTGGAAAAAATCTTGAGAGTAGTTTAGCTAAAGGCTTATTAGAAATGGGCTTTAATGTAGTTACTATTGGAATAGCGCCAACACCAACAGTTGCTTATTTAATTAAATATTTTAAAGCAGTTGGAGGAGCTGTTATTTCTGCTTCACATAATCCTTTTAAATATAATGGAATTAAGATTTTTAATGAAGATGGCTTCAAACTTTCTGATGAAATAGAATTTAAAGTTGAAAATATTTTAGATGATGAAAATTTTGACTTTGGAGAAGTTCAAGAAGGAATTTTCACTGAAGAAAAAGAGGCGGTTTCTATTTATGCGGATTATTTAAAATCAAGAGTAGATGCAGATTTTTCAAATTTAAAAATAGCAGTAGACTTTGGAAATGGGGCAAGTTATAAAATTGCGAGAAAATTATTTGAAGAGTTAGGAATGGAAGTTATTTCTTTAAATACTGCTCCTGATGGAAAGAATATTAACTTAAATTGTGGTAGTACAAATATGGAAGTAATAAGAAAAGCCGTTTTGGAAAATGATGTTGATATGGGATTTTCTTTTGATGGAGATGCTGATAGATGTTTAGCTGTTGATGAAAAAGGAAATATTATGGATGGAGATCATATTTTAGCAGCAATGGCTAAGTCATATAAAGAAAAAGATGAACTTACAAATAATGCTGTTGTTGGAACAGTTATGAGTAATATTGGACTAAAAAAATATTTAGACTCAATAGATGTAAATTTTGTTGCAGCAAAAGTTGGAGATAGGTTCGTTCTTGAACAAATGCTTGAACATGATTACATTCTTGGAGCTGAGCAATCTGGACATATGATTTTCTTAAATGATAGTACAACGGGAGATGGGACTTTTACAGCTTTAAAGATTTGTGAACTAGTTGCAAGTAGTATAAATAAATTGTCTTATTTTAATGAGCTTATGGTTTCATATCCACAAGTTTTAGTAAATGCAAAAGTTAAGCTTGAAAATAGAAATGCTTATGCACAAGATAAGGAAATAGTTGCTGAGATAAAACAAATTGAAGAAAAATTTTCAGGTAATGGAAGAGTTTTAATAAGACCTTCTGGAACTGAACCTTTAGTTAGAGTTATGATTGAAGGAGAAAATCAAGAAGAATTGGAAGTTGAAGCTAAAAAACTTGCCAAATTTATTGAAGAGAGGTTAGGATAG
- the rpmA gene encoding 50S ribosomal protein L27 yields MLKINLQLFSSKKGLGSTKNGRDSRAKRLGTKRGDGQFVLAGNILVRQRGTKIHPGVNVGKGGDDTLFAKVSGVVRFERKGRDKKQVSIYPV; encoded by the coding sequence ATGTTAAAAATTAATTTACAACTTTTTTCCAGTAAAAAAGGTTTAGGTAGTACTAAGAACGGTCGTGATAGTAGAGCTAAAAGATTAGGTACTAAAAGAGGGGATGGACAATTCGTTCTTGCAGGAAATATTTTAGTTAGACAACGTGGAACAAAAATACACCCAGGAGTAAATGTTGGTAAGGGTGGAGATGATACACTTTTTGCTAAAGTTTCTGGTGTTGTAAGATTTGAAAGAAAAGGTAGAGATAAAAAACAAGTTTCTATTTATCCAGTATAA
- a CDS encoding ribosomal-processing cysteine protease Prp: MTDIYIFKKKDLYYGFEMDGHADFSKENDILCASLSILSMNTPNSIEKICSIDPKYMDIDVGDGYLKMMIDIENLDEAKVRDIQTIIKTFEVGIISLKEEYNKYIEIYYKEV, from the coding sequence ATGACTGATATTTATATTTTTAAGAAAAAAGATTTATATTACGGATTTGAAATGGATGGACATGCTGATTTTAGTAAAGAGAATGATATTCTCTGTGCATCATTATCTATTTTATCTATGAATACACCAAATTCTATTGAAAAAATCTGTTCCATAGACCCTAAGTATATGGATATTGATGTAGGAGATGGTTATTTAAAGATGATGATAGATATTGAAAATTTAGATGAAGCTAAGGTTAGAGATATTCAGACGATAATAAAAACTTTTGAAGTTGGCATTATATCATTGAAAGAAGAATATAATAAATATATTGAGATTTATTATAAGGAGGTGTAG
- a CDS encoding transglycosylase domain-containing protein, with translation MSEKKIRSIQSKPKNKKQSSGKSIFKILTITILTILMLGAGITGIFATTFVDIMKDAPVVDTSNINELMIQSSKILDRDENVVEKIENLENRTIVKLSDVPEHLVNAFISIEDERFYTHKGVDPIGIAKSLFDTAKGRLRGGSTIAQQLARNLYLSNEKKIERKLKEAYLAIKITDSLKREGVLEAYLNRVFLGQHSYGVQSASQGYFSKDVKDLTIAESALLAAIVQSPSNYSLYKTIKPENVNDESSVIKDLNINGQVYKAVYNPKVLDRQKYVLKKMYQLKKITKEEYEEALKEDVFAAIKPNKGFEREVSTYFTEYVKYQVAEKLMKKYNYTKEEAWNKIYNGGLTIHSTMDQTIQKNLENLYSDFANVMKAPKSGGPAFASFKRDRSNNITDSNGKIILYKKSNIIDGNNNIIIPKGEFTINEDKSLEIKSNRISMYQNVLAVSSFYTINNQNNLVTHGIGSFQVPEENLTIENEKTFKISASFFETYKDFYNVNDNGDLTLNSKYFQIDEDGTVQPQSSSVVIDHTKGELIAIIGGRETKGNPLNRAYRVPRQPGSTMKPIGVYTPALDNGYTAATGIEDAPHYNDKHELWPKNWYNGYRGLQTLRESIVQSINVNAVKTLEKIGIEKSKEYLKRFGLINEENELDDTYVSRSENIEYNDENLSSMALGGMTRGMTNLKMTAAYASIANDGKYLEPISFTKVVDSTGKVILEPDQKQREVTSNANAFIMRDILKGVPDAMAPGAKHPTIEVAGKTGTTSDLRDSWFVGFSPYYTIGTWIGFDNQNIELNNNNSMAATLWGKVNKIVLEGKKAKKFDPPPENVIKKYISVRSGLLATEGSGKAVYEYFVKGTEPTKFEQSYFVYYKIDKRNGKLATESTPKQYVEERKYYIKASAYKPGKTDYSRDDFINPPPSDVSDIVDDPNTNNNNNNNNNNNSNNNNNNNNNDSNSNTNDTNTNDTNTNTNENNNP, from the coding sequence ATGTCAGAGAAAAAAATAAGAAGTATACAATCAAAACCTAAAAATAAGAAGCAAAGTTCTGGAAAATCAATTTTCAAAATTTTAACCATAACTATATTGACTATTCTTATGCTTGGAGCAGGAATTACAGGAATTTTTGCAACAACATTCGTAGATATTATGAAAGATGCTCCAGTTGTTGATACGTCTAATATAAATGAACTAATGATTCAATCTTCTAAAATTTTAGATAGAGATGAAAATGTAGTTGAAAAAATAGAAAACTTAGAAAATAGAACAATTGTAAAACTAAGCGATGTTCCTGAACATTTGGTAAATGCTTTTATTTCTATTGAAGACGAAAGATTTTATACACATAAAGGTGTTGACCCTATTGGTATTGCAAAGAGTCTTTTCGATACTGCTAAAGGTAGACTTAGAGGTGGTTCAACAATTGCTCAGCAATTAGCTAGAAACTTATACCTTTCTAACGAAAAGAAAATAGAAAGAAAATTAAAAGAAGCATATCTTGCAATTAAAATTACAGATAGTTTAAAAAGAGAAGGTGTTCTTGAAGCCTATTTAAATAGAGTTTTCTTAGGACAGCATTCCTATGGTGTGCAATCAGCAAGTCAAGGGTATTTTTCAAAAGATGTAAAAGATTTGACTATTGCAGAATCTGCACTTCTTGCAGCTATTGTTCAAAGTCCATCAAACTATTCTCTATATAAGACTATTAAGCCAGAAAATGTAAATGATGAATCTTCTGTTATAAAAGATTTAAACATCAATGGTCAAGTTTATAAAGCAGTATATAATCCTAAAGTACTAGATAGACAAAAATATGTTTTGAAAAAAATGTATCAGCTTAAGAAAATAACTAAAGAAGAATATGAAGAAGCTCTTAAAGAAGATGTATTTGCTGCTATCAAGCCTAATAAGGGATTTGAGAGAGAGGTTTCAACTTACTTCACAGAATACGTTAAATACCAAGTTGCTGAAAAGTTAATGAAAAAGTATAATTATACAAAAGAAGAAGCCTGGAATAAAATATACAATGGTGGTTTGACTATTCATTCTACAATGGATCAAACTATTCAGAAAAATTTAGAAAATCTTTATAGTGATTTTGCAAATGTTATGAAGGCCCCAAAAAGTGGTGGACCTGCATTTGCTTCATTTAAAAGAGATAGATCGAATAATATAACTGATTCTAATGGAAAGATAATATTATATAAAAAATCTAATATTATCGATGGAAATAATAATATTATAATTCCAAAAGGAGAATTTACCATAAACGAAGATAAATCTTTGGAAATTAAGAGTAATAGAATTTCCATGTACCAAAATGTTTTAGCGGTATCAAGTTTCTATACTATTAATAACCAAAACAATCTTGTAACCCATGGAATAGGAAGTTTTCAAGTTCCTGAGGAAAATTTAACTATTGAAAATGAAAAAACTTTTAAAATTTCTGCAAGTTTCTTTGAAACTTATAAAGATTTTTATAATGTAAATGATAATGGAGATTTAACTTTAAACTCAAAATACTTCCAAATAGATGAAGATGGAACAGTTCAACCACAATCCTCTTCTGTAGTAATAGACCATACTAAAGGCGAATTAATTGCAATAATTGGAGGTAGAGAAACAAAAGGTAATCCTCTAAATAGAGCTTATAGAGTTCCGAGACAACCAGGTTCTACTATGAAACCTATCGGAGTATATACACCTGCACTTGATAATGGATATACTGCTGCTACTGGAATTGAAGATGCTCCACACTATAATGATAAGCACGAATTGTGGCCAAAAAACTGGTATAATGGTTATAGAGGTCTTCAAACGCTTAGAGAAAGTATTGTTCAGTCTATAAACGTAAATGCAGTTAAAACGCTAGAGAAAATTGGAATTGAAAAATCAAAAGAATATTTGAAAAGATTTGGTTTAATAAATGAAGAAAATGAATTAGATGATACTTATGTTTCAAGGTCAGAAAATATTGAATATAATGACGAAAACTTATCAAGTATGGCTTTAGGTGGTATGACAAGAGGTATGACTAACTTAAAAATGACCGCTGCTTATGCCTCAATAGCAAATGATGGAAAATACCTTGAACCTATTTCATTTACAAAAGTAGTCGACTCTACAGGTAAAGTGATTTTAGAACCAGATCAAAAGCAAAGAGAAGTTACGTCAAATGCTAATGCTTTTATTATGAGAGATATACTTAAAGGAGTCCCTGATGCTATGGCACCTGGTGCTAAACATCCAACAATAGAAGTTGCTGGTAAAACAGGTACTACAAGTGACCTTAGAGACTCTTGGTTCGTTGGTTTTTCACCTTATTATACTATTGGAACATGGATTGGATTTGATAATCAAAATATAGAACTAAATAATAATAATTCTATGGCAGCAACCCTTTGGGGAAAAGTTAATAAGATAGTCTTAGAAGGTAAAAAGGCAAAGAAATTTGACCCACCTCCTGAAAATGTAATTAAGAAATACATTTCAGTCAGATCAGGATTGTTAGCTACAGAAGGATCAGGAAAAGCTGTTTATGAATATTTTGTAAAAGGTACTGAACCTACAAAATTTGAACAATCATATTTTGTTTATTATAAGATTGATAAAAGAAATGGAAAATTAGCTACTGAATCTACTCCAAAGCAATATGTTGAAGAGAGAAAATATTATATTAAAGCTAGTGCTTATAAACCAGGTAAAACTGATTATTCTAGAGATGACTTTATTAATCCACCTCCATCAGATGTATCTGATATAGTAGATGATCCAAATACAAATAACAATAACAATAATAATAATAATAACAACAGTAATAATAACAACAATAATAATAATAACGATAGTAATAGTAATACTAACGATACTAATACTAACGATACTAATACTAACACAAATGAAAATAACAATCCATAA
- a CDS encoding MFS transporter, translating to MEKLYSSIFMIILTFVIIYFISKKYDLDRNQKLIFWLFVLFWSGITVVRAYRKLYAISPMKEGGLGFSIVLAAQITSAYGLISCFIRLPIFILSDIFNRKKIFIQIALFILTLASLMVVLKPSYNTLYFSSIAMGICASMLAVFNVLFSETFSKEKAAISASILSIAPLLAEFIAAPIQYLSTYGTYKNFKLLWTLSATISIVALILSFFVKDVSYSAKRFSFEKVKKVFEFKGYLYICLIAILVSFIKFSTSGANMIAYAKVNLNMPPICLAYIDVLFAFPQLIASVLAGTYFAKKIGIEKTLILGLVSNLIFYIIILLTNSYIPAFFGYIFNGFGYGIAYTCLISMAMQYFEKEDRNVSMGIFQLFFAMGVYFGDRVYLWISKLIPEGILGFEQNKSIYLIVVVITLLSIIMAQFKIKEKN from the coding sequence ATGGAAAAATTATATTCATCAATTTTTATGATTATTTTAACTTTTGTAATTATATATTTTATTTCAAAGAAATACGATTTGGATAGAAATCAAAAGTTAATATTTTGGTTGTTTGTACTTTTTTGGAGTGGAATAACAGTTGTAAGAGCTTATAGAAAGCTCTATGCTATAAGTCCTATGAAAGAGGGGGGGCTTGGTTTTTCGATTGTTTTGGCTGCACAGATAACTTCTGCATACGGACTAATAAGTTGCTTTATCAGACTGCCAATTTTTATATTGAGTGATATTTTTAATAGAAAAAAAATATTTATTCAAATTGCACTTTTTATTTTAACATTAGCATCTTTAATGGTCGTTTTAAAACCAAGCTATAATACTCTTTATTTTTCATCAATAGCTATGGGAATATGTGCATCTATGCTTGCAGTTTTCAATGTGTTGTTTTCAGAGACTTTTTCTAAGGAAAAAGCTGCAATTTCAGCGTCGATTCTATCAATAGCACCGCTTTTAGCAGAATTTATAGCAGCTCCAATACAGTATTTGTCAACTTATGGTACATACAAGAATTTTAAATTGCTTTGGACACTTTCTGCTACAATTTCAATTGTAGCTTTGATATTAAGTTTTTTTGTTAAAGATGTTTCTTATTCTGCAAAGAGATTTAGCTTTGAAAAAGTTAAAAAAGTTTTTGAATTTAAAGGCTATTTATATATCTGTTTAATTGCAATTTTAGTTTCATTTATAAAGTTTTCAACGTCAGGAGCAAATATGATTGCTTATGCAAAAGTTAATTTAAATATGCCACCTATATGTTTGGCTTATATTGACGTACTATTTGCTTTTCCACAACTTATTGCAAGTGTATTAGCAGGAACTTATTTTGCAAAGAAGATAGGAATTGAAAAAACTTTAATCTTAGGTTTAGTTTCAAATCTAATATTTTATATAATTATTTTATTAACTAATTCATATATCCCTGCATTTTTTGGATATATTTTTAATGGTTTTGGCTATGGAATTGCGTATACTTGCTTGATTTCAATGGCTATGCAATACTTTGAAAAAGAAGATAGAAATGTAAGTATGGGAATTTTTCAATTGTTCTTTGCTATGGGAGTCTATTTTGGAGATAGAGTTTATCTATGGATTTCAAAGTTAATACCAGAGGGAATTTTAGGATTTGAACAGAACAAATCAATTTACCTTATAGTTGTTGTCATTACTTTATTAAGTATAATAATGGCACAATTTAAAATAAAAGAGAAAAATTAA
- a CDS encoding PadR family transcriptional regulator produces the protein MGRQTNSGALTESVFYILLRLHNPAHGYALMKDIAEMTDNRVNLGAGTLYGALDTLQKKNWIRQLDNEPQDRKIEYIITDTGKKYFELELIRLEELLKNARTVKEKNNENNS, from the coding sequence ATGGGAAGACAAACTAATAGTGGAGCTTTAACAGAATCTGTTTTTTATATTTTACTTCGTCTTCATAACCCAGCTCATGGATATGCTTTAATGAAAGATATTGCAGAGATGACTGATAATAGAGTAAATCTTGGAGCAGGAACACTTTATGGGGCATTAGACACACTACAAAAAAAGAACTGGATTAGACAGTTGGATAATGAACCTCAAGATAGAAAAATAGAATATATTATAACAGATACAGGAAAAAAATATTTTGAGTTAGAACTTATTCGTTTAGAAGAATTATTGAAAAATGCGAGAACAGTAAAGGAGAAAAACAATGAAAACAACAGTTAA
- the der gene encoding ribosome biogenesis GTPase Der translates to MERPLVCVVGRPNVGKSTLFNKLINKRIAITEDTPGVTRDRLYQDAEWQNKHFILCDTGGLEPNSDDIILQKIKAQADVAMENADVILFVVDGKSGLMDEDREISNYLRRTKKPVVLAVNKVDTHKMPAEVYEFYELGFENLNIISATQGFGLGDLLDEIIKEFPENKYTGEEDEVTKIALIGKPNVGKSSLMNRILGEERMIVSDIAGTTRDSIDSRVEIDGKTYIFTDTAGLRRKKNITENLERYSVVRTLNAVERSDIAILLIDATEGVTEQDTKVIGFAKEQNKSLIIAVNKWDLIVKDNKTYKAFEDDIRTKLSFVPYAQLVFISVKTGQRIDKLFDAIRIADENYSTRISTGILNDIINDAVVHNSPPTDKGQRLKIFYASQVSVRPPKFVIFVNKVELMHFSYLRYLENQIRKNFSFTSSPIVFELRARGEENV, encoded by the coding sequence ATGGAAAGACCTTTAGTTTGTGTAGTTGGACGACCAAATGTTGGGAAATCAACACTTTTTAATAAACTTATAAATAAAAGAATTGCTATTACTGAAGATACTCCCGGTGTTACGAGAGATAGATTATATCAAGATGCTGAATGGCAAAATAAACATTTTATTCTTTGCGATACAGGAGGACTTGAGCCTAATAGTGATGATATTATTTTACAAAAAATTAAAGCTCAAGCTGATGTTGCAATGGAAAATGCTGATGTAATTTTATTTGTAGTGGATGGGAAAAGTGGCTTAATGGATGAAGATAGAGAAATTTCAAACTATTTGAGAAGAACTAAAAAGCCAGTTGTTCTAGCTGTAAATAAAGTTGATACTCATAAAATGCCTGCAGAAGTTTATGAGTTTTATGAGCTTGGTTTTGAAAATTTGAATATTATATCTGCGACTCAAGGTTTTGGACTTGGAGATTTGCTTGATGAAATTATAAAAGAATTTCCTGAAAATAAATATACAGGGGAAGAAGATGAAGTAACAAAAATTGCATTAATTGGGAAACCTAATGTAGGTAAGAGCTCTTTAATGAATAGAATTCTTGGGGAAGAAAGAATGATTGTTTCTGATATTGCCGGAACTACAAGAGATTCTATAGATTCTAGAGTTGAAATTGATGGAAAAACTTACATTTTCACTGATACTGCTGGGCTAAGAAGAAAAAAGAATATAACTGAAAACTTGGAAAGATATAGTGTAGTAAGAACTTTAAATGCAGTTGAAAGATCAGATATTGCAATTCTTTTGATTGATGCTACAGAAGGTGTTACGGAACAGGATACAAAAGTTATTGGTTTTGCTAAAGAACAAAATAAATCTTTAATCATCGCAGTTAATAAATGGGATTTAATCGTTAAAGATAATAAAACTTATAAAGCTTTTGAAGATGATATAAGAACTAAATTAAGCTTTGTTCCGTATGCACAACTTGTTTTTATTTCAGTTAAAACAGGGCAAAGAATTGATAAATTATTTGACGCTATAAGAATTGCAGATGAAAATTATAGTACAAGAATTTCAACTGGGATTTTAAATGATATTATAAATGATGCAGTTGTTCATAATTCACCACCTACTGATAAAGGACAAAGACTAAAAATATTTTATGCAAGTCAAGTTTCGGTTAGACCACCGAAGTTTGTAATATTTGTTAATAAAGTGGAGTTGATGCATTTTTCATATTTGAGATATTTAGAAAATCAAATTAGAAAGAATTTTTCATTTACTTCTTCTCCTATAGTTTTTGAACTTAGAGCAAGGGGAGAAGAAAATGTTTAA
- the mnmA gene encoding tRNA 2-thiouridine(34) synthase MnmA, with translation MNKRVILGMSGGVDSCVACHLLLEEGYEVIGVTMNLVPKGHLYDEEKGCCSLSSVMDAKIVAEAMGVKHYTMSFREEFDRKVIENFVREYSLGYTPNPCVACNKYIKFNSFVEKIKPLKADFISTGHYAKVEFDKNYNRYLLKRAKDSKKDQTYFLYNTSQEVLSKTLFPLADLEKEEVRQIAKDENILTYSKKDSEEICFVQNRDHGLFIKQRNPELIKEGYFIDEKGNKLGKHKGIVYYTVGQRKGLGIALGKRVFVSKINAIDNTVTLSDEDALYKDKIKIREENFIPFDTLEKPLEVSVKVRHGQNETKGLLFYKNNELFVEFEKQVRAPNKGQSAVFYLDDIVIGGGIIDEVY, from the coding sequence TTGAATAAAAGAGTTATTTTAGGAATGAGTGGCGGGGTCGACAGTTGTGTTGCCTGCCATTTGTTATTGGAAGAAGGTTATGAAGTAATTGGAGTTACTATGAATTTAGTACCTAAAGGACATCTTTATGATGAAGAAAAAGGCTGTTGTTCTTTATCCTCTGTTATGGATGCAAAAATTGTTGCTGAAGCTATGGGAGTAAAGCATTATACAATGAGCTTTAGGGAAGAATTTGATAGAAAAGTAATTGAAAATTTTGTAAGAGAGTACTCTCTTGGTTACACTCCGAATCCTTGTGTTGCTTGTAATAAATACATTAAATTTAATAGCTTTGTGGAAAAAATAAAGCCTCTAAAGGCTGATTTTATTTCTACTGGACATTATGCAAAAGTTGAATTTGATAAAAATTATAATAGATACTTATTAAAAAGAGCTAAAGACTCTAAAAAAGATCAAACTTATTTTTTATACAATACAAGTCAAGAAGTTTTATCAAAGACTTTATTTCCACTTGCAGATTTAGAAAAGGAAGAAGTAAGACAAATTGCTAAAGATGAAAATATTTTGACTTATTCAAAAAAAGATAGTGAAGAAATTTGTTTTGTTCAAAATAGAGATCATGGTCTTTTTATTAAACAAAGGAATCCCGAATTGATAAAAGAAGGATACTTTATTGATGAAAAGGGAAATAAACTTGGAAAACATAAAGGTATAGTTTACTATACTGTTGGTCAAAGAAAAGGTCTTGGAATTGCACTGGGTAAAAGAGTATTTGTATCTAAGATAAATGCAATAGATAATACAGTAACATTATCGGATGAAGATGCACTTTATAAAGATAAAATAAAAATAAGGGAAGAAAATTTTATACCTTTTGATACTTTAGAAAAGCCTTTGGAAGTTAGTGTAAAAGTAAGACATGGTCAAAATGAAACTAAAGGATTATTATTCTATAAAAATAATGAGTTATTTGTAGAATTTGAAAAACAAGTAAGAGCCCCGAACAAAGGACAATCAGCTGTGTTTTATTTGGATGATATTGTAATAGGTGGCGGAATAATCGATGAAGTATACTAA
- a CDS encoding DegV family protein has protein sequence MKDRLIVADSCCDLTEEMKSKLDIELVPLTLQLDDVDYLDDENLDVDKYIQAMRNASSIKTAAPSPKLFMDKFEEAKEVFCVTLSGKLSATYSNACLAKTMVLEKGERLIHVFDTKSAASGETLVALKIQECIDKKMTFQEIVDNVTKYISEMNIFFVLESLDNLIKNGRISKLKAMIASAFSIKPVMQGINGEIDIYKKVRGLKKAYSELIDAIAENSSNIEEKILVITHCNCLERAKEIKNKIVERYNFKDILIVSARGLSSTYENEGGIIISY, from the coding sequence ATGAAAGATAGATTGATAGTTGCTGACAGTTGTTGTGATTTAACAGAGGAGATGAAAAGCAAACTAGATATCGAATTAGTTCCTTTGACATTACAACTGGATGATGTTGATTATTTAGATGATGAAAATTTAGATGTAGATAAATATATACAAGCTATGAGAAATGCAAGTTCTATAAAAACAGCTGCACCATCTCCTAAACTTTTTATGGATAAATTTGAAGAGGCAAAAGAAGTTTTTTGTGTAACTTTATCTGGAAAATTAAGTGCAACATATTCTAATGCATGTTTAGCAAAGACAATGGTACTTGAAAAGGGAGAAAGATTGATTCATGTTTTTGATACTAAGTCTGCTGCCTCTGGAGAAACTTTAGTTGCCTTGAAAATTCAAGAATGTATAGATAAAAAAATGACGTTCCAAGAAATTGTTGATAATGTAACAAAATACATTTCAGAAATGAATATATTTTTTGTTTTGGAAAGTCTTGATAATTTAATAAAAAATGGAAGAATTTCTAAATTAAAAGCTATGATTGCTTCTGCTTTTTCTATAAAGCCTGTTATGCAAGGTATTAATGGTGAAATAGATATTTATAAGAAAGTTAGAGGCTTAAAAAAAGCATATAGTGAATTAATTGATGCAATAGCTGAAAATAGTTCAAATATTGAAGAAAAAATATTGGTAATAACTCATTGTAATTGTTTGGAAAGAGCAAAAGAAATAAAGAATAAAATAGTTGAAAGATACAATTTTAAGGATATTTTGATTGTTTCTGCAAGAGGATTATCTTCTACTTACGAAAATGAGGGTGGAATAATTATCAGTTATTAG
- the plsY gene encoding glycerol-3-phosphate 1-O-acyltransferase PlsY, producing the protein MFNFIFCIIIAYFLGNISGGMIFGKLLFNKDIRDYGSKNAGTTNALRVFGIKAGALTFIVDLLKSILACFIGMKLLGLNGVLLAGIFVVIGHNWPVFLNFKGGKGIASSFGFIIFLDYKIAIVAIILFITIVVLTKYISLGSILTTTLVLPISYIFFKYRNIYVLLTFFLLASLSIYRHKSNIVRLINGNENKINFKK; encoded by the coding sequence ATGTTTAATTTTATATTTTGTATAATTATTGCTTATTTTTTAGGTAATATATCTGGTGGAATGATTTTTGGAAAGTTGTTATTTAATAAAGATATTAGAGATTATGGAAGTAAAAATGCGGGAACGACGAATGCATTAAGAGTCTTTGGAATTAAGGCAGGAGCTCTAACATTTATTGTTGACCTTTTAAAATCAATTTTAGCTTGTTTTATAGGAATGAAGCTATTAGGATTAAATGGTGTTCTATTAGCTGGAATTTTTGTGGTTATAGGGCATAATTGGCCTGTGTTTTTGAATTTTAAAGGTGGAAAGGGTATTGCATCCTCTTTTGGATTTATTATATTTTTAGACTATAAAATTGCAATTGTAGCAATTATACTATTTATTACAATAGTTGTATTGACGAAATATATATCATTGGGGTCAATACTTACAACAACTTTAGTATTGCCAATATCATATATATTTTTTAAATATAGAAATATTTATGTTTTATTAACATTTTTTCTTTTAGCAAGTTTAAGTATATATAGACATAAAAGTAATATTGTAAGACTTATTAATGGTAATGAAAATAAAATAAATTTTAAAAAATAA
- the rplU gene encoding 50S ribosomal protein L21 codes for MYAIIETGGKQYQVEEGQSIFVEKLNVEEGSKVSFDKVLLVSKDGDIKVGSPLVEGAKVEGTVERHGRGKKVIIFKFKAKKNYRKKKGHRQPFTKVKIESIAF; via the coding sequence ATGTACGCAATAATTGAAACTGGTGGTAAACAATACCAAGTTGAAGAAGGACAAAGCATTTTTGTTGAAAAATTAAATGTTGAAGAAGGTTCTAAAGTATCTTTTGATAAAGTTCTTTTAGTTTCTAAAGATGGAGATATTAAAGTTGGTTCTCCATTGGTTGAAGGAGCTAAGGTTGAAGGAACTGTTGAAAGACATGGAAGAGGAAAGAAAGTTATAATTTTCAAGTTCAAAGCTAAGAAAAATTATAGAAAGAAAAAAGGACATCGTCAACCATTTACAAAAGTTAAAATTGAAAGTATTGCATTTTAA